The window GTGAGGACGGCCCCGGAGACGATACCGGGCAGCGCCAGGAGGAATAGGGTCAGCACCGGCGGCAGGGCTGACCTGAAGGCGTGGTTCCACAGGATCCTGCTCTCGGGGAGTCCCTTCGCCCTGGCCATGAGGATGAAGTCCTCGCCCAGGGTTTTCACCATCAGGTTTCTCACGTAGATGGCCCAGGAGCCGAAGCCCAGGAGCACCAGCGATCCCGCCGGCAGGAGCAGGTGCCATAGGTAGTCCAGGGTCCTGGCCAGTCCCGTCTCCGGTAGCGGTATGGAGACGCTCCCCCTCAGGGGGAACACGGGAAAGGTGTAGGCGAAAAGGAGAAGGAGGACCAGTTGGACGAAGAAGGAGGGAAAGGAGAATGATATCGAGCCCGACAGGAGGACGACCTTCTCCGTGAATCCTCCCCTTTTCCTTGCCGCCTTCACGCCCAGCCAGGTCCCCAGGGCCGAGGATAAAATCAGGGCCGAGCCCAGGAGGGCCACCGTGTTGGGAACCCTGCTTTTTAGTTCATCCCAGACAGGCCGCTGGGAGAGGAAGGAGATGCCGAAATCGAAGGTGAGCATCCTCCGGACGTAGATCACGAACTGCCGGCCCATGGGCAGGTCCAGGCCGAATACTTCCCTCATGCGTTCCTTGGCCTCGGGGGAGAAGCGGGGGTCGATGATGGTCGATACGACATCGCCGGGCATGATCCTGAAGAGGAAGAAGTTGGCGGCTATGACCAGGAGGAGGACAGCTGCCGCGCCCAAAACCCTTCTCGACCAGTAGGACTTCAAGGGCTAGTCACCTCCGAGGAGCCAGAAATCCTCGTTCCTGACAAGGTGAACGAACTCTCCCGGGCGGTACTCCCTGAATATGAAGGGCCCTGTCCCGACCAGGGCGGTGGACCCCTTCTCCGATGGGTGGGTTTCCCTCGCGGGCTGCCAGGTCTCCCAGTCCTTGACACTTTCCAGGATGTGAGCCGGGAAGACCGGTGAGCCGCCGATATTGTGAAGGTGCCAGAAGGACACGTTCCCCATAGTGACGATCACGGTATGATCGTCAGGAGTCTCCACGCGCTCGATATCCCTGACGCTGTCGTAGTAGCGGGGTATCTCGTGTTTTTTCAGGAACTCCAGGGTCTTTCTCACATCCCTGGATGTGAAGGCAAAGCCGTCATGCCACCGGACGCCCTCCCTGAGGCGGAAGGTCAGCCTCGTATGGGAGCCGCCCCCATCGCCGACGGTCTCCACCTCCCATCCCGTGGCCAGCCAGGGGATATCCCCCAGGGTCTCCGGGTCCACGGCCAAAAGGCCGTCGTAGATAAGTCCCAGCACCTGCCAGTCGTAGGCGGAACTCGTACTCAGCGGGTTGAGCGATCTCGGTTCTTCCGACAGGCACCACATGACGGGCCTTTCCCCGCCCTGGGAGGGCTTCATGTTGAGAAGGGTCCAGAGGTTGTCCGCCGAAGTCGACCGGGTGCTCACTACACCGTCCCATTCCTTCCTGACAGCGGCCACCATGTAGCGCGAGTAGATTGGTATCCACGGTGATATTTCCGAGAGCATGCGCTGGGCCTCTCGGGCCGCCTTGTGGGCGGTCTTCTCGTCGGGGGCCCACCGGAGCGCCTCCAGGACCTCGTCCAGTTGGGGGTCATGAAGGCCCTGGATGTTGTAGCCACCCACCACGTCCATGGAGGAGTGAAAGAAGGCGAAGAGGCTGTCGGGATCCCTGGACAGGCTCCAGGCCATGACGAAGAGGTCAAAATCGTGATGATCGAGCCTGCTTATCATGGTGGAGAAGTCGAGAGGTTCCGCCGACAGGGGGATGCCAATTCCCTTGAGGGCGTCGGCAATCCTGTTCGAGATCTCCGCCGTGGTCGGCGCCACCTGGGCGGTGGGCGTAAGCAGCTTGACCGGTTTAAGGGGCTCCTCGTCGCCGGGGGGTATCAGGATGCCGTCGGGCGTCCATTTCCATCCCGCCTCGGCGAGCAGCGTCCTGGCCCCATCGGGGTCATGTTCATGGATCTCCACGTCGGGCTCATGGTAGGGCGAGACCGGCGGGAGATAGGTGTCCACGGGTTCGCTGTACCCGGAAAAGATGTCCCTCACAATCTGCCTCGAAGGGACGGCCATGGCCGCCGCCTGTCGAAGGGCGCGATCGTTCCAGGGTTCCTTGCGGAGGTTGAAGGCCATGAAGAAAAGGTGGAATCCCCGGGAGATGGAAAGGGCGACCTCCGGGCTGGAGCCCAGGCGGTCCACGTCAGAGGGGCGGGTGATATCGCCGAGGACATCCAGTTCGCCCTTCTGGAGGGCCAGCATCTGGGAGTCGGGATCCCGGTAGATCACCATGTAGAGGTCTTTGATATGGGGACCCTTGATGGTGGAGACGTCAAAGGCGGCACAAGCGGTCACACTTTGCAGGACAAGGCCCAGGAAAAGGATAAGTGGGAAAAACCTTCTAGGGATCATGCCCGTCACCCCCCAAAAAGATCCTGGTTATCATAGCACAGGGGGTAGTCAAAGGCGGGGATGATTTATAATTCACGGCCTCCGGATAAACAAATAAAACGATATCAAAATGACCCTTCCCCTTGACAAAGCAAAATAATGGTCATAAGATAGGTCAACCTAACAAAATTCTTTTCCTCGAAGAAAAGGGGCGGCTCCCCGCAGGAGGGGGGGATCGCATTTCAACGAGAGGTGAGTGCAAGAAGGAGGTGTTGGGACAATGAAAGGTCCTTACCGTGGCATAAGGGTCCTGGCGATCATCGGTTTGGTGGCCTGGCTGACCCTGGCGGGAGCCGGCGTTACGGCGGCTGCGGGCGCGGTTGAGGCCGATAGGGGGAAGTCGTCCATTGTCGTTGATAGCAAAAAGGGCGACGATGAGAAGGGTGAGGGGACTGCTGCATCGCCCTACCGGACGATCGGCTACGCTCTCACCCAGGCTGCTGAGGGCGCCACCGTCGTTGTACAGCCCGGGACCTACAAGGAGAGCCTGGGTATTGCCCGCCGAGTGACATTGACATCGAACCCCGAGCGAGCCGATGCCCTTTCCCGGACTGTTATAGAAGCGGGCGGCTTTGACGTCGGCATTCAGATCAAGGGCAACGGCGCGGCAGGTACCCTCATCGAGGGCCTGACCATCCAGCATGCCAATAACCAGGGCATCTTTGCCGAGGATACGAAGGATATCATCCTCCGCGGCAATCATGTCTACAACAACGCCCTGGCGCCGACCAGCGACAAGATTGAAACAAAGGCCATCCTGCTGGTCGGTGTATCCTCGTCCTACGTCTTGAACAACACCGTCACACACAACAGGGGCGGCGGCATAGCGGTTACGGATAACGGCCCGATCAACCCGGGCGCCCTCACACCAGGGACGCCCAAACCGGCCATGAACAACGTGATCAGCGGCAACAAGGTCACCGACAACGAGGAGTCCTGCGGTATCGTCGTTGCGGCCTTCAACCCCGGCCAGGGAGTGATCGGCAACCTGGTGACCGGCAATATCGTCAGCCATAACCCCGCCGGCATCATCGTCGCTGCCAACCCGCCGGGAACCTCGGCCATCGACAACGTCGTAAGCGGCAACACCATCACCGACAATTTCCTACCCGGGGTGATCATCCACAGCAACGCGCCGGGGCAAAGGGTGCAAGGCACCATCGTCAGCGGTAATACGATCCGCGGCAACGGCGCTGACCCCGAAGTCGGACTGGCCGACCCGGCCGGCGTCATCGT of the Thermovirga sp. genome contains:
- a CDS encoding ABC transporter permease — translated: MPGDVVSTIIDPRFSPEAKERMREVFGLDLPMGRQFVIYVRRMLTFDFGISFLSQRPVWDELKSRVPNTVALLGSALILSSALGTWLGVKAARKRGGFTEKVVLLSGSISFSFPSFFVQLVLLLLFAYTFPVFPLRGSVSIPLPETGLARTLDYLWHLLLPAGSLVLLGFGSWAIYVRNLMVKTLGEDFILMARAKGLPESRILWNHAFRSALPPVLTLFLLALPGIVSGAVLTETVFSLHGVGKYLLDSILGHDYPAAGAAFYILGLLTIVSNLAADAAYALADPRIRVGRRVSS
- a CDS encoding DUF1565 domain-containing protein; amino-acid sequence: MKGPYRGIRVLAIIGLVAWLTLAGAGVTAAAGAVEADRGKSSIVVDSKKGDDEKGEGTAASPYRTIGYALTQAAEGATVVVQPGTYKESLGIARRVTLTSNPERADALSRTVIEAGGFDVGIQIKGNGAAGTLIEGLTIQHANNQGIFAEDTKDIILRGNHVYNNALAPTSDKIETKAILLVGVSSSYVLNNTVTHNRGGGIAVTDNGPINPGALTPGTPKPAMNNVISGNKVTDNEESCGIVVAAFNPGQGVIGNLVTGNIVSHNPAGIIVAANPPGTSAIDNVVSGNTITDNFLPGVIIHSNAPGQRVQGTIVSGNTIRGNGADPEVGLADPAGVIVVGAVVKVQDTLVSGNRMSDEKYAVWLSGAEGTLVQGNHLDASVGIPLFGPGSEK
- a CDS encoding ABC transporter substrate-binding protein; this translates as MIPRRFFPLILFLGLVLQSVTACAAFDVSTIKGPHIKDLYMVIYRDPDSQMLALQKGELDVLGDITRPSDVDRLGSSPEVALSISRGFHLFFMAFNLRKEPWNDRALRQAAAMAVPSRQIVRDIFSGYSEPVDTYLPPVSPYHEPDVEIHEHDPDGARTLLAEAGWKWTPDGILIPPGDEEPLKPVKLLTPTAQVAPTTAEISNRIADALKGIGIPLSAEPLDFSTMISRLDHHDFDLFVMAWSLSRDPDSLFAFFHSSMDVVGGYNIQGLHDPQLDEVLEALRWAPDEKTAHKAAREAQRMLSEISPWIPIYSRYMVAAVRKEWDGVVSTRSTSADNLWTLLNMKPSQGGERPVMWCLSEEPRSLNPLSTSSAYDWQVLGLIYDGLLAVDPETLGDIPWLATGWEVETVGDGGGSHTRLTFRLREGVRWHDGFAFTSRDVRKTLEFLKKHEIPRYYDSVRDIERVETPDDHTVIVTMGNVSFWHLHNIGGSPVFPAHILESVKDWETWQPARETHPSEKGSTALVGTGPFIFREYRPGEFVHLVRNEDFWLLGGD